The Hypomesus transpacificus isolate Combined female chromosome 2, fHypTra1, whole genome shotgun sequence genome window below encodes:
- the si:ch211-113g11.6 gene encoding semaphorin-7A has translation MKYLLLASLFSMIFARKSPRLKFVVQESPRFHFTKPENYITLYQQPGTNVLYVGAQAVIYVLTFSDNGVRNLQIPVVTDENTKAACMARSAPPKLECDNFITVIQKINDTFVVCGTNAGSPKCWLLVNETVLTDVPTNGQMTSPSDISPPYPSQKSVSLSVDGSLYSAISAVGHHTGSIKRTFSSHKLLKTESKWLLNPQFAGAAVIPASRKHQEEIYVFFSEINKTASMDEEPYRARIGRICTVDDGGIKNLLADSWTTFQKARVMCGAGNTPQQYNKLKQAVVLTAQDRRTGVMYGLFANAWDTTVICAYSIEVIDQAFSTSKLKGYSSPLIGHRPGTCAFKNSTAAHNPKNLGVVRDHPEIEDVIRPVEATPLDLLTDDHITYIITDMVLAVNDEHYSVLYLGTEQGKVLKVLHTIEEAFIISQYSLFHNEGPILSMAIDSQKGHLYVGTAMEVQRLPLADCGRYGDTCRDCILSRDPYCGWDAANRKCIPIPPGYNITSGTLNQYLDRSNASICGGAAGLKLRRTSPKEVTVDGKSPVFLPCPVYSFHALYRWEKDNCMKQYPCLISGDFCVLGPVSDLPLKEGIFRCMATENGYKVEIISYRLLYNGGPIAASLASTLGSSFLLATVTLWLQ, from the exons ATGAAGTACCTCTTGTTGGCGTCTCTTTTTTCGATGATTTTTGCCAGGAAGTCTCCTCGGCTGAAATTCGTTGTGCAAG AGTCCCCTAGGTTTCACTTCACGAAACCAGAGAACTACATAACACTGTACCAGCAGCCGGGCACCAATGTGCTGTATGTGGGGGCCCAGGCTGTGATCTACGTGTTGACATTCAGTGACAATGGGGTTCGCAACCTGCAG ATCCCTGTGGTGACAGATGAGAACACAAAGGCAGCCTGCATGGCCAGGTCAGCTCCACCAAAG tTGGAGTGTGATAATTTCATCACAGTCATTCAGAAAATCAATGATACATTTGTGGTTTGTGGGACAAATGCTGGAAGTCCTAAATGCTGGCTGTTG GTTAATGAAACTGTATTAACAGACGTCCCCACAAATGGGCAGATGACTTCCCCATCTGACATCTCCCCACCCTATCCCTCTCAGAAGTCTGTCAGTTTGTCAGTAG ATGGGAGTCTGTATTCTGCTATATCAGCAGTGGGCCATCACACAGGCTCTATCAAAcggaccttcagctctcacaaACTCCTGAAGACTGAGAGCAAATGGTTACTGA ATCCCCAGTTTGCAGGAGCAGCGGTAATCCCGGCTTCGCGGAAACATCAGGAAGAGATCTATGTCTTCTTCAGTGAGATCAACAAGACGGCCAGTATGGATGAGGAACCCTACAGGGCCCGCATCGGACGAATCTGCACA GTGGATGATGGAGGCATTAAGAACCTGCTGGCTGACTCATGGACCACCTTCCAGAAAGCCCGAGTAATGTGTGGAGCTGGCAACACCCCCCAGCAATACAACAAACTGAAGCAAGCTGTTGTACTGACCGCCCAGGACAGGAGGACCGGTGTCATGTATGGCCTGTTTGCCAACGCGTG GGACACAACAGTGATTTGTGCATACTCCATTGAGGTCATTGACCAGGCCTTCTCCACCTCTAAACTGAAGGGTTACAGCAGTCCTCTGATTGGCCATAGACCTGGAACG TGTGCCTTCAAAAACTCGACTGCAGCCCACAACCCAAAGAACCTGGGAGTTGTCAGGGACCACCCGGAGATTGAAGATGTGATTCGTCCGGTTGAGGCCACTCCCCTCGACCTGTTGACTGATGACCATATCACATACATCATCACTGACATGGTGCTGGCTGTCAACGATGAGCATTACAGTGTGCTGTACCTGGGAACAG AGCAAGGGAAGGTTCTCAAGGTCTTGCATACCATTGAGGAGGCTTTCATCATATCCCAGTACTCTCTGTTCCACAATGAGGGGCCTATTCTAAGCATGGCCATAGACTCCCAGAAG GGCCACCTATACGTGGGCACTGCGATGGAGGTCCAGCGACTGCCATTGGCTGACTGTGGTCGTTATGGAGACACTTGTAGAGATTGCATTTTGTCTAGGGATCCTTACTGTGGTTGGGATGCTGCCAATAGGAAGTGTATACCCATCCCTCCTGGATACAACATCACTTCTGG AACACTCAATCAATACCTGGACCGATCAAATGCGTCTATTTGCGGGGGTGCTGCTG GTCTGAAGTTGCGCAGGACATCGCCAAAAGAGGTGACAGTAGATGGCAAAAGCCCCGTCTTCCTCCCTTGCCCTGTGTATTCATTCCATGCCCTCTACCGTTGGGAGAAAGACAACTGCATGAAGCAATACCCCTGTTTAATCAGCGGGGACTTCTGCGTGTTGGGGCCTGTCTCTGACCTACCCCTAAAGGAGGGGATCTTCCGTTGCATGGCCACAGAGAATGGCTACAAGGTGGAAATTATCTCCTACCGGCTGTTGTACAATGGAGGGCCCATAGCTGCCTCCTTGGCCTCCACCCTAGGGTCCTCCTTCTTGCTGGCTACAGTCACCCTCTGGCTGCAGTAA